Proteins co-encoded in one Bacteroidota bacterium genomic window:
- a CDS encoding CPBP family intramembrane glutamic endopeptidase has translation MEDLVWKTSDAVFVITVGTATVCFCLYWFVAHSERLKAWVDARNGDGYFDQYGAVYQKLIGVLYLGGLPMLATLLLLPGTPENYGLGDANWTISLYWILLFGGAISFIPWYTARQKEMYSFYPQIRARDWSRRLLVVNALVWTLYMFAYEFLFRGFLLMGVASVYGWWPAIIVTTALSATTHLPKGGKETFGTIPLSIVLSLIVIQTGAIWACVAAHAILAISNDYWAVFYHPEMRFKENGVLEEVKSSR, from the coding sequence ATGGAAGACTTGGTTTGGAAAACTAGTGATGCAGTCTTTGTCATCACTGTGGGTACCGCTACCGTTTGTTTTTGCCTCTATTGGTTTGTCGCCCATTCGGAGCGATTGAAAGCCTGGGTTGATGCGCGTAATGGGGATGGATACTTCGATCAGTATGGTGCTGTGTACCAGAAGCTCATTGGGGTGTTATACCTTGGCGGATTGCCTATGTTGGCCACGCTGCTGCTTTTGCCGGGCACACCTGAAAACTACGGATTAGGTGACGCCAACTGGACCATCTCGCTGTATTGGATTTTGTTGTTTGGAGGGGCCATTTCATTTATACCCTGGTATACAGCCCGCCAGAAAGAGATGTACAGTTTTTACCCGCAGATAAGGGCAAGAGACTGGAGCCGGCGCCTGCTTGTGGTCAATGCGCTGGTATGGACGCTTTACATGTTTGCCTATGAATTCCTGTTTCGGGGATTTCTTTTGATGGGGGTTGCGTCTGTGTATGGGTGGTGGCCGGCAATTATTGTCACAACCGCATTATCTGCAACAACCCACCTTCCGAAGGGCGGCAAAGAAACCTTTGGGACGATTCCCTTGAGTATCGTCTTGTCGCTGATTGTTATACAAACAGGTGCCATCTGGGCTTGTGTTGCAGCCCATGCAATTCTGGCAATTTCAAATGATTACTGGGCTGTTTTCTATCACCCGGAGATGCGCTTTAAAGAAAATGGCGTGCTCGAAGAAGTAAAGTCTTCGCGATAA